Genomic DNA from Hordeum vulgare subsp. vulgare chromosome 2H, MorexV3_pseudomolecules_assembly, whole genome shotgun sequence:
tgagggccgcaaggctattcagaacaaatggatctttaagaagaagacggacgctgacggcaatgtgaccgtttataaagctcgacttgtggaaaagggtttttcacaagttccaggagttgactacgatgagactttctcacctgtagcgatgcttaagtccgtcagaatcatgttagcaatagctgcatttttcgattatgaaatctggcagatggatgtcaaaacggcgttccttaacggtttccttaaggaagagttgtatatgatacagcccaaaggttttttcgatcctaagaatgctaacaaggtgtgcaagctccagcgatccatttatggactggtgcaagcatctcggagttggaacaaacgctttgatgaggtgatcaaagcatttgggtttatacaagtggttggagaatcttttatttacaagaaagtgagtgggagctctgtggcgtttctaatattatatgtggatgacatattactgattggaaacaacgtagagtttttggagagcataaaaggttacttgaataaaagtttctctatgaaggacctaggagaagctgcttacattctaggcattaagatctatagggatagatcaaaacgcctgataggactttcacaaagcacataccttgataaagttttgaagaggttcaaaatggaacagtccaagaaagggttcttgccagttctacaaggtacgagattgagtaagactcagtgcccagcaactgatgaagatagagagcatatgcgctccgtcccctatgcttcagccataggttctatcatgtatgcgatgttgtgcactagaccggatgttagcctggccataagtatggcaggtaggttccagagtaatccaggagtggatcactggacagcggtcaagaatatcctgaagtacctgaaaaggactaaggagatgtttctcgtatatggaggtgacgaagagctcgccgtaaaaggttatgtcgatgcaagttttgacacagatccggacgactctaagtcgcaaaccggatacgtatttattcttaatgggggtgcagtaagctggtgcagttccaagcaaagcatcatagcagattctacatgtgaagcggagtacatggctgcctcgaaggcgtctaaggagggtgtctggatgaagcagttcatgacggatcttggagtggtgccaagcgcactgaatccaataaccttgttctgtgacaacactggtgccattgccttagcaaaggaaccacggtttcacaagaagaccagacacatcaaacgacgcttcaacctcatccgcgactacgtcgagggagaggacgtgaatatatgcaaagtgcacacggatctgaatgtagcggacccgctgactaaacctcttccacggccaaagcatgatcaacaccaggactgtatgggtgttagattcattacaatgtaattcacatagtgatgtgagggctagattattgactctagtgcaagtgggagactgttggaattatgccctagaggcaataataaatatagttattattataattcctgtgtcaagataatcgtttattatccatgctataattgtattgaatgaagactcatttacatgtgtggatacatagacaaaacaccgtccctagcaagcctctagttggctagccagttgatcaaagatagttagtgtcttctgattatgaacaaggtgttgttgattgataactggatcacgtcattaggagaatcacgtgatggactagacccaaactaatagacgtagcatgttgatcgtgtcattttgttgctactgttttctgcgtgtcaagtatttattcctatgaccatgagatcatataactcactgacaccggaggaatgctttgtgtgtatcaaacgtcgcaacgtaactgggtgactataaagatgctctgcaggtatctccgaaggtgttagttgagttagtatggatcaagactgggatttgtcactccgtgtgaacggagaggtatctcgggacccactcggtaatacaacatcacacacaagccttgcaagcaatgtaacttagtgtaagttgcgggatcttgtattacagaacgagtaaagagacttgccagtaaacgagattgaaataggtatacggatactgacgatcggatctcgggcaagtaacataccgaaggacaaagggaatgacatacgggattatatgaatccttggcactgaggttcaaacgataagatcttcgtagaatatgtaggatccaatatgggcatccaggtcccgctattggatattgaccgaggagtctctcgggtcatgtctacatagttctcgaacccgcagggtctgcacacttaaggttcgacgttgttttatgcgtattagagttatatggttggttaccgaatgttgttcggagtcacggatgagatcacggacgtcacgagggtttccggaatggtccggaaacgaagattgatatataggatgacctcatttgattaccggaaggttttcggagttaccgggaatgtaccgggaatgacgaatgggttccgggagttcaccgggggggcaacccaccccggggaagcccataggccttgagggtggcacaccagcccttagtgggctggtgggacagcccaaaaggctctatgcgtcaaggagaagaaaatcaagaaagaaagaaaaaaaaaggaggaggtgggaaggaagggggactccctcccaccaaacctagtccaactcggtttggggggggagagtcctccctcttggactcggctgacccccttggggctccttgagccccaaggaaaggtcccctccctcccacctatatatacggaggttttagggctgatttgagacgacttttccacggcagcccgaccacatacctccacagtttttcctctagatcgcgtttctgcggagctcgggcggagccctgctgagacaaggtcatcaccaacctccggagcgccgtcacactgccggagaactcttctacctctccatctctcttgctggatcaagaaggccgagatcatcgtcgagctgtacgtgtgctaaacgcggaggtgccgtccgttcggtactagatcgtgggactggtcgcgggattgttcgcggggcggatcgagggacgtgaggacgttccactacatcaaccgcgttctctaacgcttctgctgtacggtctacaaggttacgtagatcactcatcccctctcgtagatggacatcaccatgataggtcttcgtgcgagtaggaaaatttttgtttcccatgcgacgttccccaacagttccttCACTAGAGCAACGACTGGTTtttgtcatttcatgaagtatcccttcttgcccttgcccctcttgaaactagtggttttactaaccatcaacaattgatgctcctacttgatttctactttcgcggtgtcaaacatcactaatagctcaaggatcatcatatttatccccgatatgctatagttcatcacgaagctccactagcttggtggcagtgactttggagaaccatcactatctcatctggaagattaactcccactcgattcaagcgattgtagcactcacacaatctgagcacatgctcaacgattgagcttctcccttactttgtagacaaagaatcttgtcggaggtctcatatctctcaacacggaCACGAGCCTGAaaacccaatttcatctcttggaacatctcgtacgtcccgcgatgttcgaaacatcttcaacgcctcaattctaagccgtttaagcattatgcactgaactatcatgtactcATCaagaacgtgtatgtcagatgttcgcaacatcaacAGACaatgctcggggtttagcacaccgagcaatgcattaaggacataagccctctatgtagcaatgaggacaatcctcagtttacagacctagtccgcataattgctactatcatctttcaactaaattttatctaggaacatattaaagatagtagagctacagcgcgatctacaacataaattacaaagaccttttgaccatgttcatgataatgagttcaattaatcatattacttaagaactcccactcaaattgacatccctatagtcattcgagtgtcgcatgatccaaattcactaactcaagtacgatcatcactgaattgagtttagcttcaatgatgaacatctccatgctgatcatatcaactatatgattcatgctcgacctttcggtctcttgtgttccgaggccatgtctgtacatgttaggctcatcaagtttaacccgagtgttccgcgtgggcaactgttttgcacccattgtatgtgaaggtTGACTctgtcacactcgatcatcacgtggtgtctcgaaacgatgaactgttgcaacggtgcacaatcagggagaacacaattttatcttaaaattttagtgagggatcaccttatacttatatcgtcgtcctaagcaaaacaaggtgcataaaaggattaacatcacatgcaaatcataagtgacatgatatggccatgaacttctgctccttgatctccatcatcaaagcacccgcatgatcttcatcgtcaccggcgccacaccatgatctccatcatcatgatctccatcatttgtgctgccatcgaggttgtcacgctaactatgttgttactactaaagtactactagtgataaagcaaagcatcttcaagcgcaaaaataattaaagacaaccctatggctcctgcccatTGTCGTAGCATcagcgtgcaagtcgatatttaactattacaacatgatcatctcatacatccaatatatcatatcatgtctttggacatatcacatcacatgcataccctgcaaaaacaagttagacgtcctctaatttgtcgttgcatgttttacgtggctgctatgggtatctagatgatcgcatcttacttacgcaaaaccaaaacggtgatatgcaagtttctatttaaccttctccaaggaccgcctcggtcaaatccgattcaactaaagttaaacaaacaaacacccgccagtcatatttatgcaacaagttgcatgttagtcgagaaactggtctctcgtaagcgtaccagTAATGTTAGTCCgggccgctttaatccaacaatgccgttgaatcaataaaagactaaggagggcaacaaattgaacatcaacacccacaaactcttttgtgttctgctcgagatatcatctacgcatgaacctagctcacgatgccactgttgcagaacgttgcatgggaaacaaaaaaattctacgcgcacgCAATACcattccatggtgatgatcatctacgagaggggagagttaatctacataaccttgtagatcgctaaggagaagcattaagaaacgcggttcatgtagtggaacgtctcctctagtctagtttcagcggtgcttaggcgaagccctgctggaatagctccaccaccatcgttgTCACGCTGtcgcactgccggagaactcatctacctcttcgccccctcttgctggatcaagaaggcggagatcgtcgtcgagttgtacgtgtgctgaacccggagatgccgtccgttcgacgctagatcgggatggatcgtgggataggaggcagccttggcccctactccaaggagaaggggtcggccgaaccctacaaggaagagtccaccttcccacaacggAGGCAGACTACTTTCAacggactcctccttcctttccttttaaaggacttttgccttttatctccactcctagctGGTTGGAattttgagagaggcttcggccagcccagcaggggttggtccacctcctctcacaactcataaggctcttgggtcgtcacacccctccccgtGGTCCCTCgacaccctcccgacactcccggtacactaccgatgagcccgaaactttttcggtgactaaaacaggactttctatatatcaatctttacctccgggccatttcggagctcctcgtgacgtccaggatctcatccaagattttgaacaaccttcggtcaccagcacctataactcaactatactgaaacgtcatcgaaccttaagtgtgcagaccctgcgggtttgagaactatgtagacatgacgtgagtcactccccggtcaataaccaataacgagacctagatgcccatattggctcctacacattctacgaagatctctatcggttgaacctctatgtcgaggattcagttaatcccgtatgttgttccctttgtccttcggtatgttacttgcccgagattcgatcgtcgatatctctatacctagtttaatctcgttaccggcaagtctctttgctcgttccgtaatacaagatcacgtgactaactccttagtcacattgcttgcaagggttgttgtgatgttgtattaccgagtgagccccgagatacctctccgtcacacggagtgacaaatcccagtctttatccacgaaaacccaacagacaccttcagacatacctgtagagcaccttatagtcacccagtaatgttgcaacgtttgatacacacaaggtattcctccggtgttcgggagttgcatgatctcatggtcataggaacagatacattgatatgcagaaaacagtagcaatgaactgacacgatcatatgctacgtttatagtttgagtcttgtccatcacatcattaaatTGGAGACGAAACAAACCATCCCTAACCACACATGCGATGACAAACCTTGCAAGGGACAAAGAAAGCAATTTCCTGATCTtatgccgagagagagagagacacacattAAAATTGACACGTTCAAATGTGTTGTGATTGTGTAGACACTTGTGAGGTTAAAATAAAGAACGTGGACCTATCTGTGTTTGGGTCATGTTTATTGGGCCAGGGGTGTGTTAGTTTTTTTTTCTCACAACACAAGAGTTTTAGAAAGAAAGAAAGACAAACATGTTGaattttccagtagatcaaaatTGCACTTTCACTAATCGATTGTAAATTTTATAAACCGACCAGAACCTAATAAAACCTTACCAATCTATTGAGACATTGATGGACCCCAACAAGAGATATAGGAGTACTAGTGTAAAGTGCAATTTCTAAACAATTCCGTCCGTGGGTGCCCAAAAAAAATCCAGCAGTATATATAAGAGAAGAGAAGCTGTACTGTGAACATCTTCTTCTCTCCATGCTCgcgggcagagagagagagaatctaATCTTTTGGCCCCCAACAAAAAGAGCAAAGTGACGGTCCTTTCCCTCCGGTTCCTCGTTTTTGTAGTATTCCGCCATTAAATTCTCCGCCTTCCCAAGGGACAACCATAACTCACCCAGATACAACAAAAGGGAAGACATACCGCGGGAGGCAGCTGCGCACACGCCGAACGTCACCCAAGGCATGGGGGACGCCACCTCCAGCCATCCCGTAAGTCTCTTCCCGTCCAATCTTCTGCCCGTCAATCGGCCGGCCAACTGGAAGCGATTTGGATCTTCCACGGCGACGACGCATGGAACCGCTTGCCCCTTTTAGGCTGTGCTGTGAATTTCTCTTTGTTTGATTTGATTGAAGAGCTTCGGTTTCATCGCCGGTAGATAGGTTCTTGCCGGACAATAACACTTGTGTTCCCCTTTTAGGTTCCTGCACAGTCGAGCTCGGACGCCAGCCACGGCGCCGCGACCGGTGGGTTCATCGCCCTCGACGTCGCCGCCCTCTCGTCGCTGGCCGGCGACGGCCCGGAAACGAGGCCGGCGGCGCCGCCGGCCTCTACCCCGAGGACGCCTGTAAGTCTGCTCGAGGCTGGCCGGCGGACGACGGCGATATGCGCGTCCAGATTTCTTTATGCCGTCGTGCTTTAAGAGTCTGACACCATCTCTATCTTAATTGTGCCGTGAACGAAACAGAGGGTGGTGAGGTCGCTGTCGAGGAAGGGGTCAGAAAGGAAGCAGGCCGACGGCGACGCCGCCACTGGCACCACAGGTTAGCCTGCGCCTGCCCCAGTCGATAATCTTCCTTCTCAATGACGGCCAAAATTCCGTTTTTCTTCTCAAAACTACGACGCCTTGTAGCTTAAGTGAGGCTAGTAGTGACCATTGACACTGACGGGACTGGTGGCTTGTTAGCAGGCGCTGACGTTGGGTTTGATCCGTTTGTGTGCGCAGGAGGCGGGGTGGGGACGGGCGAGCGGCCCCCGCTGTCCCCGCTCTTCGTCCACGTAGCGGCCGCCGACGAGATGCTCAACGGGCTCCGGCTCGTGAACACGCCGGGGGGCGCCGGCACGCCAGGAGGGAAGTCCAGGCGGCTCGGGCGGCGTCCGGCGCCGTGGCTGGATCCCCGGAGGGTCGTCTTCCTCTTCGCCACGCTGTAAGAAtcttcctcccccttcccctTGGTTTATTTTTTTGCGTTGCTTAGTAAGAGTAGATCCAATCACTGAACCCAGCCGCAATGCAGTGTCAGCTAGACAGTGTTGCTAGATACACCCATTTAAGCGTGAACTAATTCCGAACGAAGGGAGCAGTAGTTGGTGCACGTTTTACGTACTTGGTGAAATGAAATCTATTTAGGAGTATCTGGACGTGTTATTAGGTGACCTATTACGGGTCATGGATCAGTGGCAGCGCGCTCTCATTTGTCGTCGCCGCTGGCGACTTTTTGGCCCCCAAAACCCGCCGTGCTTCATTGCCATTCATGGACTAGACGAACCATCATTAGGCGGGGCTGTTAAGCATTCAGTGAGTGTACCTTACAAGTTCACTGGCAGCCGTAGTACGCCACTGAATCATGTTGGCGACTTAGCAGCAGGCACTGGTAGCGCGTCAACCGGACCTAAGCAAATGCAACTAATCGATCTGACGGGACAGCTCTCCTCCGGCTTCAAGGGAGCAGATGATCGTGGGCAATAATCCGCAGCGTCTAGGACGGACGGGTCCGTCGCGGCCGGTGATGGTGCACCTCGTGCGTGCGGAAATCCTGAGAAAGAACGGCCGTGGTACATCAACTTCGCCTTCGCCACGGTGATTGGGATAAGAGGGCGATTGACCAACAACCAGCCTAGTTTAGTACTCTGTTCCATATTAAGTTTAGTACATCCTCCGTTTCATATTAACTATTGCCGATTTAGTACTCCTTTCGTTCCATATCAGCAATTGTACTAAATCATAGACACTTAGGGCCTGTTCGACGGTCCACCAGCTCCGCAAAATACAAGGATTTGCGTAGTACCTGTTTACCCGTTCCGTAATTTTCAAATGCGGCTCCGGCTTCTTCGGGAGCAGAGGGGCTCCGAACCggcgcataggcctcctttgGTTTGTAGGAATATTGTAAAAGTTTCATAGGATTgggttttcaaaggaaaaaaTTTAATGAAGCCCTTTAGTTATAGGAATGGACTCCTATTCCTATATGGGATAGGAATCAATCCTTCACATTTCATAGAAGACAAAAAATCTATCCTATGCATCAGATGACATGACTTTCTCTACATGAATTAAGATGCATGTCATCTCACTTTATATGATTTTCGTATCCTATAATATTCTTATCCTATGAactaaaggaggccttaatatgaaACAGGCCGAGTAACTTTTCTTGTTCCGTGAATTCATTTTAATTCATCCGCATGTGGGTAGTACCTGCACCCATAGCAGTAAATGATGAAAAGATGTGCTGAGGAGTAACGCAAACTCCAACTGATTTTTCCTTCTTGTGTTATGCAGGTCCAGCGTGGGGACGCTGATCCTGCTCTACTTCACGCTTTCCATGAGCAAGATGGACAACGCCGGGAGCGGCACGGGAGCCGACAGCGATGCACGGTGAAACACCAGCGTCATCACAGGGTTTTCAACGTGTGATCTGTAGAGATTGTGACGGGGACTGATATTACCAGAATTCGGGTGAAAAATTGTGTGGTGATATGAGAAGGCACAAAAGAATACATAGCAGACCGCAGACAAGAGATTAGGCCGGTTGATGTCCTGATGGAGAAGTTTGTGATGGCAGGTCCTCTCTTTCTATTCTggtttcttcctttttctttctgttctcaCTGTTCAAAAGAATACAAGTCGCTTGGCGCGACGACGATAGGGTTTTCTCCCCTTACACATACTgcaaacataagcatacacaaatatACACTGATGTTTTTGGAATAATTGCCTTTGTCTGGGTCATTTCTAGAAGAGGTTGTACATGAGTGCTTATTAACTTCAAAGGAAAACTAAACCAATGAACAACCAACACATGACAGCACATGATATGACGATTTAAAAGAAGAGCAGTTTTAACATGGTCCCTCTTACCTTTCTATGCACGATGACTCTAGTCTAACCGCAAGTCGGGACATACAAGAAGTACTGGATGGTAGActctatagtttctgatttcgctTCACTGTTGTGGAACACATTCATACGTCCATAACCAATACCTTTTCTGGCTCAACAGTAGTGTTAACCATCTCTGACAAAGAATCATAGACTCGAATTGGAGCTACCCTGCAAGAACACAAACATATTCCTTAAGATATTCATTTCAACGCATACAAATTCAGGAACCCGGCTAAGCATCATACTCGCGATGCAATGAAAACATCCTGGAACAGGATATTTCAGAAAAACCATGTAGTTGCACAATAGCTACGGTTGCCATGAGCTTGAAACCTTTTTGCAGGATACAAAGTGAGCAGGAGGCAATTTGTTGATTCAAGACAGTCTTAAAAAATCAATTTCAACTTTGTACCAAACAGAAATAAGATAACAAAAACCAAAACAAGGATTATGTGAGAAGGTTGGCTAGCAGTGCGCGTGTGCTCACAGCCAC
This window encodes:
- the LOC123425838 gene encoding uncharacterized protein LOC123425838 isoform X1, with translation MGDATSSHPVPAQSSSDASHGAATGGFIALDVAALSSLAGDGPETRPAAPPASTPRTPRVVRSLSRKGSERKQADGDAATGTTGADVGFDPFVCAGGGVGTGERPPLSPLFVHVAAADEMLNGLRLVNTPGGAGTPGGKSRRLGRRPAPWLDPRRVVFLFATLSSVGTLILLYFTLSMSKMDNAGSGTGADSDAR
- the LOC123425838 gene encoding uncharacterized protein LOC123425838 isoform X2 is translated as MGDATSSHPVPAQSSSDASHGAATGGFIALDVAALSSLAGDGPETRPAAPPASTPRTPRVVRSLSRKGSERKQADGDAATGTTGGGVGTGERPPLSPLFVHVAAADEMLNGLRLVNTPGGAGTPGGKSRRLGRRPAPWLDPRRVVFLFATLSSVGTLILLYFTLSMSKMDNAGSGTGADSDAR